A DNA window from Bacteroidota bacterium contains the following coding sequences:
- a CDS encoding cation:proton antiporter encodes MLQLIENPFIEFAAILITSALLGALGRLLKQPLIVAFIAAGILIGSSGFNLIRSTEQILLLSEVGISILLFVVGLKLDISLIRSTGKVSTLTGLGQVVFTSIFGFIIGKVLGYENLIALYIAIALTFSSTIIIVKLLSDKKEIDSLHGQIAVGFLIIQDIVVVIMMIFLSALGTGTGENIAFDVFIVFLKGIGMLLIVGLLMKYVLPVLLKKLADSVELLVLFSVSYAILLAAAGDIMGFSKEVGAFVAGISLASTEYREIISGRLLGLRDFLLLFFFINLGAQIDLSLLNVQIIPAVVFSLFVLIGNPLIVLLIMGMMGYRKRTSFLAGLTVAQISEFSLILATMGFTLGHIDHETMGLITLVGLITIGLSTYMIIYSHQLYTKLSPLLVIFERKIAYRETGDKAYRGDPVDVIIFGLGRYGNNVAKSLSRENYKILGVDFDPKLVSSWRNKGKNAQYADVEDPEITAILPLSKAKFVISTISDVTINLSLLKYLKEADYKGKIALTVHHNKDAERLTKAGADIILFPFVDAASSIIKNLTMHK; translated from the coding sequence ATGTTGCAATTAATCGAAAATCCATTTATTGAGTTTGCTGCTATCCTTATCACAAGTGCCTTACTTGGTGCCTTAGGAAGATTGCTAAAACAACCTTTAATTGTAGCCTTTATTGCTGCTGGAATTTTAATAGGTTCTTCTGGATTTAACCTAATCCGATCCACAGAACAAATCCTTCTTTTGTCTGAAGTAGGGATTTCAATCCTTTTGTTTGTAGTTGGTCTTAAATTGGATATTAGCTTGATTCGCTCTACAGGCAAAGTTTCTACCCTTACTGGTCTTGGCCAGGTTGTTTTTACCTCTATTTTTGGTTTTATCATTGGAAAAGTGCTTGGATATGAGAATCTTATTGCCTTGTACATTGCAATTGCACTAACCTTTTCCAGTACCATTATTATTGTTAAGCTACTTTCGGATAAAAAAGAAATTGATTCTTTACATGGTCAAATAGCCGTAGGTTTTTTAATAATTCAGGACATAGTTGTTGTGATTATGATGATTTTTTTATCAGCCCTTGGGACGGGTACAGGTGAGAATATCGCTTTTGATGTATTTATTGTTTTTTTGAAGGGCATTGGTATGCTTCTAATTGTAGGCTTATTAATGAAATATGTACTGCCTGTATTATTAAAAAAACTTGCTGATTCTGTGGAGCTTCTTGTATTGTTTTCTGTTTCTTATGCAATTTTACTTGCCGCAGCAGGAGACATAATGGGATTCAGCAAAGAAGTAGGAGCTTTTGTTGCGGGCATTTCACTTGCTTCAACAGAATATAGGGAGATTATAAGTGGAAGACTATTAGGATTGCGCGATTTTTTACTTTTGTTTTTCTTTATAAATCTCGGGGCACAGATTGATTTATCCTTGCTAAATGTTCAGATAATTCCTGCTGTGGTATTTTCCTTATTTGTGCTCATTGGAAACCCATTAATTGTTTTATTGATTATGGGAATGATGGGCTACCGCAAGCGAACGTCATTTCTTGCAGGGCTTACAGTAGCTCAAATTAGTGAATTCTCACTCATATTGGCCACAATGGGTTTCACATTAGGTCATATAGATCATGAAACAATGGGCCTTATTACTCTTGTAGGTTTAATCACTATTGGCTTATCTACCTACATGATAATATACTCTCACCAGCTTTACACTAAATTGTCTCCCCTACTGGTGATTTTTGAACGTAAAATAGCTTACCGTGAAACTGGCGATAAAGCTTACCGGGGCGATCCTGTAGATGTTATAATATTTGGTTTGGGAAGGTATGGTAACAACGTGGCCAAAAGCTTAAGCCGGGAAAATTATAAAATACTTGGTGTAGACTTTGATCCAAAATTAGTTAGTTCATGGAGAAACAAGGGAAAAAATGCCCAGTACGCAGATGTTGAAGATCCTGAAATTACTGCCATTTTACCACTTTCAAAAGCAAAATTCGTAATAAGTACAATCTCCGATGTTACCATAAACCTTTCATTACTGAAATATTTAAAAGAAGCAGATTATAAAGGAAAAATAGCACTAACTGTTCATCATAATAAAGATGCGGAAAGATTAACAAAAGCAGGAGCTGATATTATTCTTTTTCCTTTTGTAGATGCTGCTTCTAGCATTATTAAGAATTTGACAATGCACAAATAA
- a CDS encoding peptidoglycan DD-metalloendopeptidase family protein → MLFYFKYSKFFSFVFLLLIGCFGLFNQSAFANTAGGSEDEKEVKDTVRAIVLYGNKFLIKPSAKFSEEIVFQYIDSLFNMPSRPDELIKQINLFIAVKEKSESEIYMLIDSLFELEHVPYALINQINYFVATRAGTEVDITKAVAITSFYDESEFPGNCFYDSWDTHVTHPYTDDLWREDSSPIVLVLRDTMNFCNYIHPHKGKVSSNFGRRDGKNHNGIDISLRTGEPVLSAFDGKVRIARNHGGYGNVVVVRHYNGLETLYAHLHKIKVKPGQEIAAGQLVGLGGNTGRSTGSHLHFEVRFKGKPLNPNHLINFSEKQLKHEAIVLNKTKWSYSICAEGAEYHLVEKGEYLSEIAERYGLSVIQLCEFNSLSRKSILQVGQRLRVS, encoded by the coding sequence TTGTTATTTTATTTTAAATATTCCAAGTTTTTTTCTTTTGTTTTTTTGCTTTTAATAGGCTGCTTTGGCTTATTTAATCAGTCTGCTTTTGCTAATACTGCAGGAGGATCAGAGGATGAAAAGGAGGTAAAGGATACAGTAAGGGCAATAGTTTTATACGGAAACAAATTTCTTATAAAACCTTCTGCAAAATTTTCCGAAGAAATCGTTTTTCAATATATTGATTCACTGTTCAATATGCCTTCAAGACCTGATGAGTTAATAAAACAAATCAATCTTTTTATAGCGGTTAAAGAAAAATCAGAAAGTGAAATTTATATGCTTATTGATTCATTGTTTGAATTGGAACATGTACCCTATGCCTTGATTAATCAAATAAATTATTTTGTAGCCACAAGAGCGGGAACAGAGGTTGATATTACAAAGGCGGTTGCTATTACTTCATTTTATGATGAATCGGAATTTCCTGGGAATTGTTTTTATGATAGCTGGGATACGCATGTTACTCACCCCTACACTGATGATCTTTGGAGAGAAGACTCTTCTCCCATTGTGCTTGTTTTGCGCGATACCATGAATTTTTGCAACTACATACACCCTCATAAAGGTAAGGTGAGTTCTAATTTTGGAAGGCGCGATGGTAAAAATCACAATGGAATTGACATTAGTTTAAGAACTGGAGAGCCTGTACTTTCTGCCTTTGATGGGAAAGTAAGAATAGCAAGGAATCATGGTGGGTATGGAAATGTTGTGGTTGTAAGACATTACAATGGCCTGGAAACATTGTATGCCCATTTACACAAAATTAAAGTAAAACCTGGCCAGGAGATTGCGGCGGGGCAGCTGGTAGGACTTGGCGGAAATACAGGGCGCTCAACAGGTAGTCACTTGCATTTTGAGGTTCGTTTTAAAGGAAAGCCTCTGAACCCAAATCATTTAATAAATTTTTCTGAAAAACAATTAAAGCACGAGGCCATTGTATTGAATAAGACTAAATGGTCCTATTCTATATGTGCGGAAGGAGCTGAATACCACCTTGTGGAAAAAGGGGAATACTTATCTGAGATTGCTGAACGTTATGGTTTATCCGTTATTCAACTATGTGAATTTAATAGCTTAAGCCGAAAATCAATTTTACAGGTTGGCCAAAGGCTTAGGGTAAGCTAA
- a CDS encoding CoA pyrophosphatase: MAPHGRKSFNCSDFSVLNSKKGSILIAIYPHNNLWLTAYIKRTEYTGVHSGQISFPGGKFEPRDISAENTALRETYEEIGVFPEEVEIIGQLSDLYIPASNFIVTPFVGFIPIRPQFKIQEKEVAALIEVELNTILKASENVATTKIRTVSDRVITAPVYQFEQHLIWGATAMITSEFIELVKMTGMKL; the protein is encoded by the coding sequence ATGGCCCCTCATGGTCGAAAAAGTTTTAATTGTTCTGATTTTTCAGTATTAAATTCAAAAAAAGGAAGCATCTTAATTGCAATTTATCCCCATAACAACCTTTGGTTAACTGCTTATATTAAAAGAACTGAATACACGGGAGTACATAGTGGGCAAATTAGTTTTCCGGGTGGGAAGTTCGAACCAAGGGACATTAGTGCTGAAAATACAGCATTAAGAGAAACTTATGAGGAAATAGGTGTATTTCCAGAAGAGGTAGAAATAATAGGACAATTAAGTGATTTATATATTCCAGCCAGTAATTTTATTGTAACACCTTTTGTTGGTTTTATTCCAATTCGACCTCAATTTAAAATTCAAGAAAAAGAAGTTGCAGCACTTATTGAGGTAGAACTCAATACTATTTTAAAGGCCTCTGAAAATGTTGCAACAACTAAAATACGAACTGTGTCTGATAGGGTTATTACCGCTCCTGTTTATCAATTTGAACAACATCTTATATGGGGGGCAACTGCTATGATTACAAGTGAGTTTATAGAGCTTGTGAAAATGACAGGAATGAAACTATAG
- a CDS encoding WG repeat-containing protein: MKLCRVLIIAFFISLAGQVFAGKLEKGYQALEVYDYFKAKKYFESVLKKNVCGASYGLSLIYFNEKNPFHNFDSAYANVKAALENYPLLSERNKIKLASLKIDSLAIAKHKNNVCEKAYQATDMQQSVKAYNKYIEFYFDSEFIDLAIRKRNLLAFQQASILDTPESYFNFIESYPNSEEVTEAKVLYDKTLYYSFTKDKSLYSYLDFIQKYPESPYIRAAENNIYEMETAGGDLEDFHRFIKKHPLNRNVNNAWQMIYTIYTEDRRPETFVDFRFDYPEFPFIEQVDKDIELSQVTYIRARNKNKWGFIDLKGNVVVEFEFDGAGDFSFGLVDVEKNGKAGFVDKQGKVHIDFIYDEVEEFRKNIVVVKSNDLAGVISRKGKILLPLEYEDIFEFHEGYALVIKDDLYGYIDEDARIAIDCKFEDASGFSEGLAKVKVNDKYGFINQTGFFLIPAVFEWTESFYNGIARVKREDKYGLINNAGKLIISYEYDMIDRSSEGMILVSKNNKFGFADSSGNIVIPLLYDYTPGITVLGGFNEGLARVDKNKKKGFIDKTGKIIIPVEYEDLMIFSQGLAGFKKKDKWGFIDKSNKVVVSNIYDYVWNFNEKKARVKKGEKVGFIDNYGALFIPADYEDAKDFTNGLALVKKEALWGILDDKGQIVLSLEFSDIEFLDIPSILLLKKAGKMAYFNYTLKQYVWKEDGF, encoded by the coding sequence ATGAAATTGTGTAGGGTTTTAATAATTGCTTTTTTTATTTCCTTGGCTGGTCAAGTATTTGCCGGTAAACTTGAAAAAGGGTATCAGGCCTTGGAAGTTTACGATTACTTTAAGGCAAAAAAATATTTCGAGTCTGTCTTGAAAAAAAATGTATGCGGTGCTTCCTATGGTTTAAGCCTTATCTATTTTAATGAAAAGAATCCTTTCCATAATTTTGATTCAGCATATGCTAATGTTAAAGCCGCATTGGAAAATTATCCTTTACTTTCTGAAAGGAATAAAATAAAGCTTGCTTCTTTAAAAATCGATTCCTTAGCCATTGCCAAACATAAAAACAATGTTTGCGAAAAAGCTTATCAGGCTACAGATATGCAGCAATCAGTAAAAGCATATAATAAATATATCGAATTTTATTTTGATTCAGAATTTATTGATCTTGCCATTCGCAAAAGAAATTTGCTTGCCTTTCAACAAGCCTCAATTCTCGATACACCTGAATCCTATTTTAATTTTATTGAATCCTATCCCAATTCAGAAGAGGTAACAGAGGCAAAAGTGTTATATGACAAAACCTTATATTATAGTTTTACCAAAGACAAGTCCCTTTATTCCTATCTTGATTTTATACAAAAGTACCCGGAAAGCCCTTATATTAGGGCAGCTGAAAACAATATTTATGAAATGGAAACAGCAGGGGGTGATTTGGAGGATTTTCATAGGTTTATTAAAAAGCATCCATTAAACCGCAATGTAAATAATGCATGGCAGATGATTTACACAATATATACTGAAGACAGGAGGCCAGAAACTTTTGTTGATTTCCGGTTTGATTATCCTGAATTTCCTTTTATTGAACAAGTTGATAAAGATATAGAGCTATCTCAGGTTACTTATATTAGAGCCAGGAATAAAAACAAATGGGGATTTATCGATTTAAAAGGAAATGTTGTTGTAGAATTTGAGTTTGATGGAGCTGGTGATTTTTCATTTGGTCTTGTTGATGTTGAAAAAAATGGTAAAGCAGGATTTGTTGATAAACAGGGGAAAGTGCATATTGACTTTATTTATGATGAAGTTGAGGAATTCAGAAAAAACATAGTTGTTGTAAAATCAAATGATCTTGCAGGAGTGATAAGCCGCAAGGGGAAAATATTGCTTCCATTGGAATATGAGGATATATTTGAATTTCATGAAGGTTATGCCCTTGTAATAAAGGATGATTTATATGGCTACATTGATGAGGATGCACGAATTGCCATTGATTGCAAATTTGAAGACGCTTCGGGATTTTCAGAGGGGCTTGCAAAGGTAAAAGTTAATGATAAATATGGATTCATAAATCAAACAGGATTTTTTCTTATTCCTGCAGTATTTGAATGGACAGAAAGTTTCTACAATGGCATTGCACGGGTAAAAAGAGAAGATAAATATGGCTTGATAAACAATGCTGGAAAACTTATTATTTCCTATGAATATGATATGATAGATAGATCCTCTGAAGGAATGATCCTTGTTTCTAAAAACAATAAATTTGGATTTGCCGATAGTTCAGGAAATATTGTTATCCCTTTGCTTTATGATTATACTCCTGGAATTACCGTTTTGGGTGGATTTAACGAAGGGCTTGCAAGAGTAGATAAAAACAAAAAGAAAGGATTTATTGATAAGACAGGAAAAATTATTATTCCTGTAGAATATGAGGATTTAATGATTTTTTCTCAAGGATTGGCAGGGTTTAAGAAAAAAGATAAATGGGGGTTTATTGATAAAAGCAATAAGGTTGTAGTTTCAAACATATATGATTATGTCTGGAATTTTAATGAAAAAAAAGCTCGGGTTAAAAAAGGAGAAAAGGTGGGTTTTATTGATAATTATGGTGCTTTATTTATTCCTGCAGATTATGAAGATGCCAAAGATTTTACAAATGGATTGGCCCTGGTTAAGAAAGAAGCATTATGGGGAATATTGGATGATAAAGGTCAAATTGTTTTATCCCTTGAATTTTCAGACATTGAATTTTTAGATATTCCCTCTATTTTGCTTTTGAAAAAAGCAGGCAAAATGGCTTATTTCAATTACACTTTAAAACAATATGTTTGGAAGGAAGATGGATTTTGA